A stretch of Streptomyces vietnamensis DNA encodes these proteins:
- a CDS encoding Uma2 family endonuclease, with the protein MSALTVDHSPSGYEWNDLVRLWEETDAPEGCKVEIIEGIITVSPPPANDHNDIADQIQRALYTVIPQDWGIYQTLGAAVPSRQGLFIPDLAVVPKAVLRGEGGYFVSAAGAEMIVEITSPSNAGTDRITKAAGCAQAGVPLYLLVDSFAPGGPTITLYGEPKGDVYRVLSAVPFGEEIRLPAPFDLTLDTAEFPVT; encoded by the coding sequence ATGAGCGCACTCACCGTCGACCACTCGCCCTCTGGGTACGAGTGGAACGACCTCGTCCGGCTCTGGGAGGAGACGGACGCGCCCGAGGGCTGCAAGGTGGAGATCATCGAGGGGATCATCACCGTGTCACCGCCGCCTGCCAACGACCACAACGACATCGCTGACCAGATTCAGCGGGCGCTCTACACAGTGATCCCGCAGGATTGGGGCATTTACCAGACGCTCGGTGCGGCGGTTCCGTCCCGTCAGGGGCTGTTCATCCCTGATCTGGCCGTGGTGCCCAAGGCGGTGCTGCGCGGCGAGGGCGGGTACTTCGTCTCAGCCGCTGGCGCGGAGATGATCGTCGAGATCACATCGCCGTCCAATGCGGGTACGGACCGGATCACGAAGGCCGCTGGGTGCGCCCAAGCCGGTGTGCCGCTTTACCTCCTGGTTGACTCGTTCGCTCCGGGTGGCCCCACCATCACTCTCTACGGTGAGCCGAAGGGCGACGTCTACCGCGTACTGAGCGCGGTCCCGTTCGGCGAGGAGATCCGCCTCCCCGCCCCCTTCGACCTCACCCTCGACACCGCAGAGTTCCCCGTCACGTGA
- a CDS encoding STAS domain-containing protein: protein MDTSQPLVVTLPAHPTREELARLCAELAAAPPCEVVCEVGALARADLAAVDALARLKLAAGRQGHRIRFEGAGPELRTLLLLTGLAETLGL, encoded by the coding sequence GTGGACACCAGTCAGCCCCTTGTCGTCACCCTGCCCGCCCACCCCACCCGGGAGGAGCTGGCCCGGCTGTGCGCCGAGCTCGCCGCCGCCCCGCCCTGTGAGGTCGTGTGCGAGGTCGGCGCCCTCGCGCGCGCCGATCTCGCCGCCGTCGACGCCCTCGCCCGGCTGAAGCTCGCCGCCGGGCGGCAGGGGCACCGGATCCGGTTCGAGGGAGCGGGGCCCGAGCTGCGGACCCTGCTCCTCCTCACCGGCCTCGCCGAAACGCTAGGCCTCTAG
- a CDS encoding sigma-70 family RNA polymerase sigma factor translates to MSDAATATTEELDKYRRELTGYCYRMLGSSFEAEDAVQDTMVRAWKAIDSFEGRSSLRSWLYRIATNVCLDALNAGNRRARPMDLTGPTPVAQAQLVKQPEITWLEPIPDGRVMPSAGDPAETALSRESVRLAFVAALQHLPPKQRAVLILREVLAWKASEVAELLDTSVASVNSALQRARATLAEQAPAASDAADPLDEEQKALLERYVAAFEGYDMKALTALLHEDATMSMPPYDLWLQGHENIVGWMLGVGEVCSGSKLVPTVANGSPAFAQYHPDPEGGFSPWALIVLELRDGKVAGMDFFLDTERWFPLFDLPARLEA, encoded by the coding sequence ATGAGTGACGCCGCGACCGCGACGACCGAGGAACTCGACAAGTACCGCAGGGAGCTGACCGGTTACTGCTACCGGATGCTCGGATCCTCCTTCGAGGCGGAGGACGCGGTGCAGGACACCATGGTCCGGGCCTGGAAGGCCATCGACTCCTTCGAGGGCCGCTCCTCGCTGCGGTCCTGGCTGTACCGGATCGCCACCAACGTCTGCCTGGACGCGCTGAACGCGGGGAACAGGAGAGCACGGCCCATGGACCTCACCGGGCCGACGCCCGTCGCGCAGGCGCAGCTCGTGAAGCAGCCGGAGATCACCTGGCTGGAGCCGATCCCGGACGGGCGGGTCATGCCCTCGGCCGGGGACCCGGCGGAGACGGCGCTCTCCCGGGAGTCCGTGCGGCTCGCGTTCGTGGCCGCGCTCCAGCACCTGCCGCCCAAGCAGCGGGCCGTGCTCATCCTGCGCGAGGTGCTCGCCTGGAAGGCGAGCGAGGTCGCCGAGCTCCTCGACACCTCGGTCGCCTCGGTCAACAGCGCCCTCCAGCGGGCCCGCGCGACCCTCGCCGAGCAGGCGCCGGCCGCCTCCGACGCGGCGGACCCGCTGGACGAGGAGCAGAAGGCGCTCCTGGAGCGCTATGTCGCCGCCTTCGAGGGCTACGACATGAAGGCGCTCACCGCGCTCCTCCACGAGGACGCGACGATGTCCATGCCGCCGTACGACCTGTGGCTCCAGGGCCACGAGAACATCGTGGGCTGGATGCTGGGCGTCGGCGAGGTCTGCTCGGGCTCGAAGCTGGTGCCGACCGTGGCGAACGGCTCCCCCGCCTTCGCCCAGTACCACCCGGACCCGGAGGGCGGCTTCAGCCCGTGGGCGCTGATCGTCCTGGAGCTGCGGGACGGCAAGGTCGCCGGGATGGACTTCTTCCTGGACACGGAGCGCTGGTTCCCGCTCTTCGACCTCCCGGCGCGGCTAGAGGCCTAG
- a CDS encoding L,D-transpeptidase codes for MKRIARRMGRRAGIAAGITSLVVPMTIALGTAPAQAASCNVTTGPYQKQVEKFLGRPVDGRQSLADCQAIQAFQAKHGITPTMGYAGPVTWRTMNTMLQQRAAGTTPNRAGTCPTNRGRIACVDLTRQLSWIQDGSRLKYGPVPVRTGKDGTETRTGSKKIYWRNINHWSTLYHVSMPYAQFFDGGQAFHSTTKSMWNPPGSGGCVNMRPADAKAYWNLLRNGDDVFVYGRKPGT; via the coding sequence ATGAAGAGAATCGCTCGACGGATGGGCAGAAGGGCGGGCATCGCCGCCGGGATCACCTCGCTCGTGGTGCCGATGACGATCGCGCTCGGTACGGCCCCGGCGCAGGCGGCGTCCTGCAACGTGACGACGGGGCCGTACCAGAAGCAGGTGGAGAAGTTCCTCGGCCGGCCGGTCGACGGACGCCAGTCGCTCGCCGACTGCCAGGCCATCCAGGCCTTCCAGGCCAAGCACGGCATCACCCCGACCATGGGGTACGCGGGGCCGGTCACCTGGCGCACCATGAACACGATGCTCCAGCAGAGGGCGGCCGGCACCACCCCCAACCGGGCGGGCACCTGTCCGACCAACCGGGGCCGGATCGCCTGCGTCGACCTGACGCGGCAGCTCAGCTGGATCCAGGACGGCTCGCGCCTCAAGTACGGGCCGGTGCCGGTGCGTACGGGCAAGGACGGCACCGAGACCCGTACCGGCTCCAAGAAGATCTACTGGCGGAACATCAACCACTGGTCGACGCTCTACCACGTCTCCATGCCGTACGCGCAGTTCTTCGACGGCGGCCAGGCCTTCCACTCGACCACCAAGTCCATGTGGAACCCGCCGGGCTCCGGCGGCTGCGTCAACATGCGGCCGGCGGACGCGAAGGCGTACTGGAACCTGCTCAGGAACGGCGACGACGTCTTCGTCTACGGGCGCAAGCCGGGAACCTGA
- a CDS encoding MFS transporter, producing the protein MPSASTKAAATTASADTRLSPGAPGYRRMSLALFAAGLATFALLYSTQALLPAISAEFGATASAASWTVSAATGALALCVLPLSALSERFGRRAMMTASLSVAVAVALLVPLAPNLESLIALRAVQGAALAGLPASAMAYLAEEVRPKALIAAIGLFVAGNSIGGMSGRLVTGWVAQLWGWRAGLAAVGLTSLACALAFRALLPKARHFTPGTLNPKALARTVRGHLADPLLMRLYVIGALFMTVFGAVYTVIGYRLVEAPFSLPQGVIGSIFLVYLVGTVSSAAAGKLVGRMGRRGALYLAVSTTAAGLLLSLSDALGLVLAGLVLITAGFFAGHAVASSSVSRTAKTGRAQASALYQSAYYLGSSAGGTLGAIAFHAGGWAGTVLIGLVAVLGVVSVTLYGSHSARVAARRLHPATA; encoded by the coding sequence ATGCCTTCCGCCAGTACCAAGGCGGCCGCCACCACCGCGTCCGCCGACACCCGCCTCTCCCCCGGTGCCCCCGGCTACCGCCGGATGAGCCTCGCGCTCTTCGCCGCCGGACTGGCCACCTTCGCCCTCCTCTACTCCACGCAGGCCCTCCTCCCGGCCATCTCGGCCGAGTTCGGCGCCACCGCCTCCGCCGCCTCCTGGACGGTCTCCGCCGCGACCGGCGCCCTCGCCCTCTGCGTCCTGCCGCTCAGCGCCCTCTCGGAGCGCTTCGGGCGGCGCGCGATGATGACGGCCTCCCTCTCGGTCGCGGTCGCCGTGGCGCTCCTGGTGCCGCTCGCCCCGAACCTGGAGTCGCTGATCGCGCTCCGCGCCGTCCAGGGCGCGGCGCTCGCCGGCCTCCCGGCCTCGGCGATGGCGTACCTCGCCGAGGAAGTGCGCCCCAAGGCGCTGATCGCCGCGATCGGCCTGTTCGTGGCGGGCAACTCGATCGGCGGCATGAGCGGCCGGCTCGTGACCGGCTGGGTCGCCCAGCTGTGGGGCTGGCGCGCGGGTCTGGCCGCCGTCGGCCTGACCTCCCTGGCGTGCGCGCTCGCCTTCCGGGCGCTGCTCCCGAAGGCCCGGCACTTCACGCCCGGCACGCTGAACCCGAAGGCGCTGGCCCGAACGGTCCGCGGCCACCTCGCGGACCCGCTCCTGATGCGCCTGTACGTGATCGGCGCGCTGTTCATGACGGTCTTCGGCGCCGTGTACACGGTGATCGGCTACCGCCTGGTGGAGGCGCCGTTCTCGCTGCCGCAGGGCGTGATCGGCTCGATCTTCCTGGTCTACCTGGTCGGTACGGTCTCCTCGGCGGCCGCGGGCAAGCTGGTCGGCCGGATGGGCCGGAGGGGCGCGCTCTACCTCGCGGTCTCGACGACGGCGGCGGGCCTGCTGCTCTCGCTCTCCGATGCGCTGGGTCTCGTCCTGGCGGGCCTGGTCCTGATCACCGCCGGTTTCTTCGCGGGCCACGCGGTCGCCTCCTCCTCGGTGAGCCGCACGGCGAAGACGGGCCGCGCGCAGGCCTCGGCGCTCTACCAGTCCGCGTACTACCTGGGCAGCAGCGCGGGCGGCACGCTCGGCGCGATCGCCTTCCACGCGGGCGGCTGGGCGGGCACGGTCCTGATCGGTCTGGTCGCGGTCCTCGGGGTCGTCTCGGTCACCCTGTACGGCTCGCACAGCGCGCGCGTCGCGGCGCGGCGCCTGCACCCGGCGACGGCGTAG
- a CDS encoding LysR family transcriptional regulator, translating to MVHEYRSQPRLSPNSNEEDMGLLLAPRLAYFAAVARHEHVTRAAAEMGVPQSTLSRAMVRLEQDLGVTLFARRGRTVSLTPAGRRFLTAAERALAEVERAADTVRADADPTAGRVAFGFLHTMGSETVPGLIRAFRVDHPRIRFTLVQNYGEAMIERLRAGDLDLCLTSPVPDAPDLVARRLDEQRLRLVVPDDHRLANRKRVRLAEAAEETFVTLEPGYGLRRITDDLCAEAGFKPRVAFEGEEAETLRGLVAAGLGVALLPPPAVSRPGVVELTVTAPRAVREIGVAWLDGHPDTAPVAAFKKFLLSRRGHLLPKEPLEGSPPA from the coding sequence ATGGTGCATGAGTACAGGTCACAGCCTCGCCTGTCACCGAACAGTAACGAAGAAGACATGGGGCTGCTGCTCGCGCCGCGGCTCGCGTACTTCGCCGCCGTCGCCCGGCACGAGCACGTGACCCGTGCGGCGGCCGAGATGGGCGTGCCGCAGTCGACGCTCTCGCGGGCCATGGTCCGGCTCGAACAGGACCTCGGCGTCACGCTCTTCGCCCGGCGCGGCCGCACGGTCTCCCTCACTCCGGCGGGCCGCCGCTTCCTGACCGCCGCCGAGCGGGCCCTCGCCGAGGTGGAGCGGGCCGCCGACACCGTACGGGCCGATGCCGACCCGACGGCGGGCCGGGTCGCCTTCGGTTTCCTCCACACGATGGGCTCCGAGACCGTCCCCGGCCTCATCCGCGCCTTCCGGGTCGACCACCCGAGGATCCGCTTCACCCTCGTCCAGAACTACGGCGAGGCCATGATCGAGCGGCTGCGGGCCGGGGACCTGGACCTGTGTCTGACCTCCCCGGTGCCGGACGCCCCCGACCTGGTGGCCCGGCGCCTCGACGAGCAGCGGCTGCGGCTCGTCGTCCCCGACGACCACCGGCTCGCGAACCGCAAGCGGGTGCGGCTCGCCGAGGCCGCGGAGGAGACCTTCGTGACCCTGGAGCCGGGTTACGGGCTCCGCCGCATCACCGACGACCTGTGCGCGGAGGCCGGCTTCAAGCCCCGGGTCGCCTTCGAGGGCGAGGAGGCCGAGACCCTGCGCGGCCTGGTCGCCGCCGGGCTCGGCGTCGCCCTGCTGCCGCCGCCCGCCGTCTCCCGCCCCGGCGTCGTCGAACTCACCGTCACCGCGCCGCGCGCGGTCCGCGAGATCGGCGTCGCCTGGCTGGACGGCCACCCGGACACGGCCCCTGTGGCCGCCTTTAAGAAGTTCCTGCTCAGCAGGCGCGGCCATCTGCTCCCGAAGGAGCCCCTGGAGGGTTCACCGCCGGCGTGA
- a CDS encoding dienelactone hydrolase, translated as MAHFALVGPPEARRPRLGRPVSSRSAVAAVGGVVLLLPDGEPVSTRRASARAHAAMLPLGRTLVRAGRSEGLAAHVVRYRAHGWNGADADLAADASWAVEEAVRRYGDVPVCLLGHGMGARAALRAAGHPAVGAVLALAPWLPEDDVAAEPEPVRQLVGRKVLLVHGTNDARTDPELSFRFAERAKKANRDTCRFEVHSDGHALRQYAAEVRALAADFVLGTLFARPVARPVTDAMAAPPPLGLRMPLAAGFGGSRRR; from the coding sequence ATGGCGCACTTCGCACTCGTGGGGCCGCCCGAAGCCCGGAGACCCCGGCTCGGGCGCCCCGTCAGTTCCCGGTCGGCGGTGGCGGCGGTGGGCGGCGTGGTGCTGCTCCTGCCGGACGGTGAGCCCGTGTCGACCCGGCGGGCCTCGGCGCGGGCGCACGCGGCGATGCTGCCGCTGGGACGCACCCTGGTCCGGGCGGGCCGGTCCGAGGGGCTCGCGGCGCACGTGGTGCGCTACCGGGCGCACGGCTGGAACGGCGCGGACGCGGACCTCGCGGCGGACGCCTCCTGGGCGGTCGAGGAGGCGGTACGGCGCTACGGCGACGTCCCGGTCTGCCTCCTGGGGCACGGGATGGGCGCGCGGGCGGCGCTGCGGGCGGCCGGGCATCCGGCGGTCGGCGCGGTCCTCGCGCTCGCGCCGTGGCTGCCGGAGGACGACGTGGCGGCGGAGCCCGAGCCGGTGCGGCAGCTGGTGGGGCGCAAGGTGCTGCTCGTGCACGGCACGAACGACGCGCGGACGGACCCGGAGCTGTCGTTCCGGTTCGCCGAGCGGGCGAAGAAGGCGAACCGGGACACCTGCCGCTTCGAGGTCCACTCGGACGGCCACGCGCTGCGCCAGTACGCGGCCGAGGTCCGGGCCCTCGCCGCGGACTTCGTGCTCGGCACCCTGTTCGCCCGGCCGGTCGCCCGCCCGGTGACCGACGCGATGGCGGCTCCCCCGCCGCTCGGCCTGCGGATGCCGCTCGCGGCGGGCTTCGGCGGCTCACGCCGGCGGTGA
- a CDS encoding GNAT family N-acetyltransferase → MTSTTPADELPRIHRFLSDFHRRQAARTVEFPGAVAVLDDAYRHSRGNNHVLAYGAVDPEALAGYTDEAQSHLPYRFAYVLDEAVAAACVAPMERAGFRHATTLIMAHTGPVPEHGGAREVDFDELRGPVAESWPRFAPRATPEQIEHLVERRVARRRGADVVRFFAAYTPEGEVAAWVDLYMDPATGIAQIEDLVTVEAHLKQGYAGKVLDTALHEAAAAGCGTRFLTAFAGDWPHTWYERKGFTVVGSVARFERV, encoded by the coding sequence ATGACCTCGACCACGCCCGCGGACGAACTCCCGCGCATCCACCGCTTCCTGTCCGACTTCCACCGCCGTCAGGCGGCCCGTACCGTCGAGTTCCCCGGCGCCGTCGCCGTGCTCGACGACGCCTACCGGCACTCCCGGGGGAACAACCACGTGCTCGCCTACGGGGCCGTGGACCCGGAGGCGCTGGCCGGGTACACGGACGAGGCGCAGAGCCATCTCCCGTACCGCTTCGCGTACGTCCTCGACGAGGCGGTCGCCGCCGCCTGCGTGGCACCCATGGAGCGGGCCGGGTTCCGGCACGCCACCACGCTGATCATGGCGCACACCGGCCCGGTGCCGGAGCACGGCGGGGCGCGGGAGGTCGACTTCGACGAGCTGCGCGGCCCGGTCGCCGAATCCTGGCCGCGGTTCGCCCCGCGGGCGACGCCGGAGCAGATCGAGCACCTGGTGGAGCGGCGGGTGGCGCGGCGGCGCGGGGCCGACGTCGTGCGGTTCTTCGCCGCGTACACCCCGGAGGGCGAGGTGGCCGCCTGGGTCGACCTGTACATGGACCCGGCGACCGGGATCGCGCAGATCGAGGACCTCGTCACCGTGGAGGCCCATCTGAAGCAGGGGTACGCCGGGAAGGTCCTCGACACGGCGCTGCACGAGGCCGCCGCCGCGGGCTGCGGGACCCGCTTCCTCACCGCGTTCGCGGGCGACTGGCCGCACACCTGGTACGAACGGAAGGGCTTCACGGTCGTCGGCTCGGTGGCCCGGTTCGAACGGGTATAG
- a CDS encoding adenosine deaminase, which yields MTSQTPNVPTADQIRRAPKVLLHDHLDGGLRPGTIIELAREQGYEQLPETEPDKLGIWFREAADSGSLERYLETFAHTCAVMQTRDALFRVAAECAVDLAEDGVVYAEVRYAPEQHLEGGLTLEEVVEAVNEGFREGERQARANGHRIRVGALLTAMRHAARALEIAELANRYRDSGVVGFDIAGAEAGYPPTRHLDAFEYLKRENNHFTIHAGEAFGLPSIWQALQWCGADRLGHGVRIIDDIEVADDGSVRLGRLASYVRDKRIPLEMCPSSNLQTGAAASIAEHPIGLLRTLHFRATVNTDNRLMSGTSMSREFELLTEAFAYTLDDMQWFTVNAMKSAFIPFDERLAMINEVIKPGYAELKSEWLFQQTATTRESSRTAD from the coding sequence ATGACGAGCCAGACCCCCAACGTCCCCACCGCGGACCAGATCCGCCGTGCCCCGAAGGTGCTGCTCCACGACCACCTCGACGGCGGACTGCGCCCCGGCACGATCATCGAACTCGCCCGGGAGCAGGGCTACGAGCAGCTCCCCGAGACGGAGCCCGACAAGCTCGGCATCTGGTTCCGCGAAGCCGCCGACTCCGGCTCCCTGGAGCGGTACCTGGAGACCTTCGCGCACACCTGCGCCGTCATGCAGACCAGGGACGCCCTCTTCCGCGTCGCCGCCGAGTGCGCCGTCGACCTCGCCGAGGACGGCGTCGTCTACGCCGAGGTGCGCTACGCCCCCGAGCAGCACCTGGAGGGCGGTCTCACCCTCGAAGAGGTCGTGGAGGCCGTCAACGAGGGCTTCCGCGAGGGCGAGCGGCAGGCCAGGGCCAACGGCCACCGCATCCGGGTCGGCGCCCTGCTCACCGCCATGCGGCACGCCGCCCGCGCCCTGGAGATCGCCGAACTCGCCAACCGCTACCGCGACTCCGGCGTCGTCGGCTTCGACATCGCGGGCGCCGAGGCCGGCTACCCGCCCACCCGCCACCTCGACGCCTTCGAGTACCTCAAGCGGGAGAACAACCACTTCACCATCCACGCGGGCGAGGCCTTCGGACTCCCCTCGATCTGGCAGGCGCTCCAGTGGTGCGGCGCCGACCGGCTCGGCCACGGCGTCCGCATCATCGACGACATCGAGGTCGCCGACGACGGCTCGGTCCGCCTCGGCCGCCTCGCGTCCTACGTCCGCGACAAGCGCATCCCGCTGGAGATGTGCCCCTCCTCCAACCTCCAGACCGGCGCCGCCGCCTCGATCGCCGAGCACCCCATCGGCCTGCTCCGCACGCTCCACTTCCGGGCCACGGTCAACACCGACAACCGGCTCATGAGCGGGACGAGCATGAGCCGGGAATTCGAGCTGCTGACCGAGGCATTCGCTTACACGCTCGACGACATGCAGTGGTTCACTGTCAATGCGATGAAATCAGCGTTCATTCCTTTCGATGAACGACTCGCCATGATCAACGAGGTCATCAAGCCCGGCTATGCCGAGCTGAAGTCCGAATGGCTGTTCCAGCAGACCGCAACGACCAGGGAGTCTTCCCGCACGGCGGACTGA
- a CDS encoding PspC domain-containing protein encodes MAALTRPRDGRVLGGVCAALARRFGTSATTMRLIFLVSCLLPGPQFLIYLGLWIFLPGEKKATAAW; translated from the coding sequence ATGGCCGCACTGACCCGCCCCCGTGACGGACGCGTGCTCGGCGGAGTGTGCGCGGCGCTGGCCCGGCGCTTCGGCACCTCCGCGACGACGATGCGCCTGATCTTCCTGGTCTCGTGCCTGCTGCCGGGACCGCAGTTCCTGATCTACCTGGGCCTGTGGATCTTCCTGCCCGGCGAGAAGAAGGCGACCGCGGCCTGGTAG
- a CDS encoding VanZ family protein has protein sequence MQRQGSGGQAAMVVRVAGFALLLAHLLLVAWISLRPRDVAWVTPPNTIPLHGLRADLALGGAAAARLIGEGLLLLAPLGVLLPMADGRLHVSGWASLARTTAAGALVSLAVELLQTAVPGQVVDVDSVLLNTAGVALAHLLVVPAARARLRRRGSRPGRASQGATPKISRVPIAP, from the coding sequence GTGCAGCGTCAAGGTTCGGGCGGCCAGGCCGCCATGGTCGTCCGCGTGGCGGGGTTCGCCCTCCTCCTCGCGCATCTGCTGCTCGTCGCCTGGATCAGCCTGCGCCCACGGGACGTCGCCTGGGTGACCCCGCCGAACACGATCCCGCTGCACGGCCTGCGGGCCGATCTCGCGCTCGGCGGCGCCGCGGCGGCCCGGCTGATCGGCGAGGGCCTGCTGCTCCTGGCCCCGCTCGGGGTGCTGCTCCCGATGGCCGACGGACGGCTGCACGTCTCCGGCTGGGCTTCCCTGGCCCGGACGACCGCCGCCGGCGCGCTCGTGTCGCTGGCCGTGGAGCTGCTGCAGACCGCGGTGCCGGGGCAGGTCGTGGACGTGGACTCCGTACTCCTGAACACGGCGGGCGTCGCGCTCGCGCATCTCCTGGTGGTCCCGGCCGCCCGGGCCCGGCTGCGTCGCCGGGGGAGCAGGCCGGGCCGGGCTTCTCAGGGTGCGACCCCGAAGATTTCCAGGGTCCCGATCGCCCCGTAG
- a CDS encoding sensor histidine kinase has protein sequence MSKGIYARLRLSSLRLRLVVVFALVALTAAVAASGIAYWLNREAVLTRTQDSALNDFRQEMQNRAATLPLRPTQDDLRRTAEQIATGSAANYQVLLLGERDAGKPIVGASDPDDFTLADVPRSLQEAVDTKRPVTDANAYPYHLFWQRTERNGTPYLVGGTRIDGGGPAGYMFKSLAPEKADLNSLGWSLGIATALAVAGSVLLAQVAATTVLRPVHRLGEAARQLGEGKLDTRLRVTGADELADLSRTFNSAAESLQKQVADMSAREESSRRFVADMSHELRTPLTALTAVTEVLEDEQDSLDPMIAPAVALVVSETRRLNDLVENLMEVTRFDAGTARLVLDEVDIADQITACIDARAWLDAVELDAERGIVAPLDPRRLDVILANLIGNALKHGGSPVRVSVRTEDDELVIAVRDHGPGIPEEVLPHVFDRFYKASASRPRSDGSGLGLSIAMENALIHGGSITASNSVGEDGTVDGAVFVLRLPLDASGITREVQTRSSQGEEEEA, from the coding sequence GTGAGCAAGGGGATCTACGCACGGCTGCGGCTCTCGAGCCTGCGGCTCCGGCTCGTCGTCGTCTTCGCCCTGGTCGCGCTCACCGCGGCCGTCGCCGCCTCCGGCATCGCGTACTGGCTGAACCGGGAGGCGGTGCTGACCCGCACCCAGGACTCGGCGCTCAACGACTTCCGGCAGGAGATGCAGAACCGGGCGGCGACGCTGCCGCTCCGGCCCACCCAGGACGACCTGCGGCGGACCGCCGAGCAGATCGCGACCGGCAGCGCCGCGAACTACCAGGTGCTGCTGCTCGGCGAGCGGGACGCGGGCAAGCCGATCGTGGGCGCCTCGGACCCGGACGACTTCACGCTCGCCGACGTGCCGCGCTCGCTCCAGGAGGCCGTGGACACGAAGCGGCCGGTGACGGACGCCAACGCGTACCCGTACCACCTGTTCTGGCAGCGTACGGAGCGGAACGGGACGCCGTACCTGGTCGGCGGGACGCGGATCGACGGCGGCGGGCCCGCCGGGTACATGTTCAAGTCACTGGCCCCGGAGAAGGCCGACCTGAACTCGCTCGGCTGGTCGCTGGGGATCGCCACCGCGCTCGCGGTGGCCGGCTCGGTGCTGCTCGCGCAGGTCGCGGCGACGACCGTGCTGCGGCCGGTGCACCGGCTCGGCGAGGCGGCCCGGCAGCTCGGCGAGGGGAAGCTCGACACCCGGCTGCGGGTCACCGGCGCGGACGAACTGGCCGATCTGTCCCGTACGTTCAACAGCGCGGCCGAGTCGCTGCAGAAGCAGGTCGCGGACATGAGCGCGCGGGAGGAGTCCTCCCGGCGGTTCGTCGCCGACATGTCGCACGAACTGCGGACCCCGCTGACCGCGCTGACGGCCGTCACCGAGGTCCTGGAGGACGAGCAGGACTCCCTCGACCCGATGATCGCCCCGGCGGTGGCCCTCGTGGTGAGCGAGACCCGGCGCCTCAACGACCTGGTGGAGAACCTGATGGAGGTGACCCGCTTCGACGCGGGCACCGCGCGGCTCGTCCTCGACGAGGTGGACATCGCCGACCAGATCACCGCGTGCATCGACGCGCGGGCCTGGCTGGACGCGGTGGAGCTCGACGCGGAACGCGGGATCGTCGCGCCGCTCGACCCGCGCCGCCTCGACGTGATCCTGGCGAACCTGATCGGGAACGCGCTCAAGCACGGCGGTTCGCCGGTGCGGGTCTCGGTGCGCACGGAGGACGACGAGCTGGTCATCGCGGTACGCGACCACGGCCCCGGCATCCCCGAGGAAGTCCTCCCCCACGTCTTCGACCGCTTCTACAAGGCGAGCGCGTCCCGGCCCCGGTCCGACGGCAGCGGGCTCGGCCTGTCGATCGCCATGGAGAACGCGCTGATCCACGGCGGTTCGATCACGGCGTCGAACTCGGTCGGCGAGGACGGGACGGTCGACGGCGCGGTGTTCGTGCTGCGACTGCCGCTGGACGCCTCGGGAATCACGCGCGAGGTGCAGACGCGCAGCAGCCAGGGCGAGGAGGAGGAAGCATGA
- the afsQ1 gene encoding two-component system response regulator AfsQ1, whose protein sequence is MPFLLLIEDDDAIRTALELSLSRQGHRVATAATGEDGLQLLREQRPDLVVLDVMLPGIDGFEVCRRIRRTDQLPIILLTARSDDIDVVVGLESGADDYVVKPVQGRVLDARIRAVLRRGERESTDSATYGSLVIDRSAMTVTKNGEDLQLTPTELRLLLELSRRPGQALSRQQLLRLVWEHDYLGDSRLVDACVQRLRAKVEDVPSSPTLIRTVRGVGYRLDVPA, encoded by the coding sequence GTGCCTTTTCTGCTGCTGATCGAGGACGACGACGCCATCCGCACGGCCCTCGAACTCTCCCTGTCCCGGCAGGGCCACCGGGTGGCCACCGCCGCGACGGGCGAGGACGGTCTCCAGCTGCTGCGCGAGCAGCGGCCCGACCTGGTCGTGCTCGACGTCATGCTGCCCGGCATCGACGGCTTCGAGGTCTGCCGGCGCATCCGCCGGACCGACCAGCTGCCGATCATCCTGCTGACCGCCCGCAGCGACGACATCGACGTCGTCGTCGGACTCGAGTCCGGCGCCGACGACTACGTCGTGAAGCCCGTGCAGGGACGGGTGCTCGACGCCCGCATCCGGGCCGTGCTGCGGCGCGGGGAGCGCGAGTCGACGGACTCGGCGACGTACGGCTCGCTGGTGATCGACCGTTCGGCGATGACGGTCACCAAGAACGGCGAGGACCTCCAGCTCACCCCGACCGAGCTGCGGCTGCTCCTGGAGCTGAGCCGGCGGCCCGGACAGGCGCTGTCCCGGCAGCAGTTGCTGCGGCTCGTGTGGGAGCACGACTACCTGGGCGACTCGCGGCTCGTCGACGCCTGTGTGCAGCGGCTTCGCGCCAAGGTCGAGGACGTGCCGTCCTCGCCGACGCTGATCCGTACCGTCCGCGGGGTCGGCTACCGGCTGGACGTCCCTGCGTGA